One Clostridia bacterium DNA window includes the following coding sequences:
- a CDS encoding sodium:solute symporter, giving the protein MGLNTLDLVLIALYLVGITLFGLHFRKSQHSLRDYFLADRNVPWWAIALSIVAAETSTLTIISIPGLAYDTNLAFLQLVLGYLVARVIIVLIFIPQYFRGEMFTAYQLIDQRFGPRLRSLTAGLFLLTRAAAEGVRVFAVSIVVSIALGPMLANFSDMQRDVIAIGIVTLLTLVYTFEGGMTAVIWTDVVQMAIYVGGTIVGFVTILHLVPGGWTTIATVAGSAGKFSIFDFSFDVTRTYTFWAGLIGGTFLTTASHGTDQLMVQRLLAARNERQSKAALLASGVFILFQFTLFLLVGAMLFVFYKSVSPMAAFTRSDRIFPTFIVQQMPHGISGLLIAAILAAAMSNLSAALNSLSSTSMIDFYLRRRPQTSDARRILLSRVATIVWGLVLFALALLSRHGGRVVEVGLSIASVAYGALLGVFLLGILTKRASETGAMVGMACGFAVNVYAWLATLPPWFVVMSTRITGHAPAGTKLAWTWYVLLGTAVTFGVGYIASYFCTSNNRGPRTSRAPKDSQELRRVDG; this is encoded by the coding sequence ATGGGACTGAACACGCTCGACCTTGTGCTCATCGCGCTCTACCTGGTTGGAATCACACTATTTGGGCTGCACTTCCGAAAGTCGCAGCACTCCCTGCGCGACTACTTCCTTGCCGATCGCAACGTTCCCTGGTGGGCGATCGCGCTCTCCATCGTCGCGGCCGAAACCAGCACGCTCACCATCATCAGCATTCCCGGACTCGCGTACGACACCAATCTTGCATTCCTGCAACTTGTGCTTGGATATCTGGTCGCGCGCGTCATTATCGTACTCATCTTTATCCCGCAATACTTTCGCGGGGAAATGTTCACGGCATATCAGCTCATTGATCAGCGCTTTGGGCCGCGTCTGCGATCTCTGACCGCAGGGTTGTTCCTGTTGACGCGCGCTGCGGCGGAAGGCGTTCGCGTCTTCGCAGTGTCGATCGTGGTAAGCATCGCGCTTGGGCCCATGCTGGCAAATTTTAGTGACATGCAGCGCGATGTAATCGCAATCGGTATCGTTACGCTGCTCACGCTGGTGTACACGTTCGAGGGCGGCATGACTGCCGTGATCTGGACGGACGTGGTGCAGATGGCAATCTACGTAGGCGGAACGATTGTCGGCTTCGTAACCATCCTGCACCTCGTGCCCGGAGGTTGGACGACGATAGCGACCGTGGCCGGGAGCGCCGGAAAGTTCAGTATCTTCGATTTCAGCTTCGATGTGACGCGCACGTATACGTTCTGGGCGGGATTGATTGGCGGAACATTCCTGACCACCGCAAGCCATGGGACAGATCAGTTGATGGTGCAACGCCTGCTCGCGGCGCGAAACGAACGGCAGTCAAAGGCGGCGCTGCTGGCAAGTGGCGTTTTCATCCTCTTCCAGTTCACATTGTTTCTGCTGGTCGGGGCGATGCTGTTCGTGTTCTACAAAAGCGTGTCTCCAATGGCGGCGTTCACGCGCTCTGACAGGATCTTTCCTACTTTTATCGTGCAGCAGATGCCACACGGCATTAGTGGATTGCTGATTGCCGCAATCCTGGCAGCGGCGATGAGCAACCTGAGTGCGGCGCTCAATTCCCTTTCCTCGACCTCCATGATCGACTTCTATTTACGGCGAAGACCGCAGACAAGCGATGCGCGAAGGATACTGCTCTCGCGTGTAGCGACAATTGTGTGGGGTCTTGTGCTGTTCGCGCTGGCCCTTCTTTCCCGGCACGGCGGGCGCGTTGTCGAGGTTGGACTCTCGATTGCCTCGGTTGCTTACGGCGCGCTGCTCGGCGTTTTCCTATTGGGAATCCTGACGAAGCGGGCAAGCGAAACGGGCGCCATGGTCGGCATGGCATGTGGATTCGCCGTGAACGTCTACGCATGGCTGGCGACGCTGCCGCCATGGTTCGTCGTCATGTCTACACGCATAACCGGCCACGCCCCGGCAGGGACTAAGCTTGCATGGACGTGGTATGTGCTGCTGGGGACGGCCGTAACGTTCGGCGTCGGATACATCGCGAGCTACTTCTGCACCTCGAATAACCGGGGCCCACGAACAAGCAGGGCGCCAAAAGATAGTCAGGAATTGCGGAGGGTTGATGGTTAA
- a CDS encoding amino acid permease, producing the protein MVKAGVAKRELVRELGASHATAIVVGTIIGSGIFLVPAEMMQAVGSAKMVYLAWIVGGVLSLFGALTYAELGALKPQAGGEYVYVRDAYGPTAGFLYGWAWFMIGKPASIASVTVAIVRVLGTFSSLAFLQQKAFSMGVAITWGQLVAMAVTVLISALNYVGVRRAGNFQVVFTLLKIVMIVVIAGIGFSWAGGSWSNFTTSYPAARGGIAGFVAALVAALWAYDGWNDLSMVAGEVSHPERNIPLGLIGGVGIVAALYMLMNAAVQYVMPASTMAASQQVASQATAMAIGVAGAAIVSVGMALSMVVTLNGTVMSGARIPFAMARDGYFFQSLADVHPRFHTPSVAIIVQAVLAIILLAFAGTFRELFSLAIFSEWLFYMLAASTVFVFRRREPHAKRAYKTWGYPAVPALFIAASAILLYYTFVENLRNSLIGTLVILAGIPVFWWFRSKRVASA; encoded by the coding sequence ATGGTTAAGGCGGGCGTTGCCAAACGTGAACTGGTACGCGAACTCGGCGCGAGCCATGCTACGGCGATCGTGGTGGGCACCATCATCGGCAGCGGAATTTTCCTTGTTCCGGCGGAGATGATGCAAGCTGTAGGCTCGGCGAAAATGGTTTACCTGGCGTGGATCGTTGGAGGAGTCCTCTCACTTTTCGGTGCGCTGACATACGCAGAGTTGGGAGCGCTGAAACCGCAAGCCGGCGGCGAATACGTTTACGTGCGTGACGCCTACGGGCCGACGGCGGGATTCCTCTATGGCTGGGCGTGGTTCATGATCGGCAAGCCCGCTTCTATTGCGAGCGTGACAGTTGCGATTGTGCGCGTGCTCGGCACTTTCAGTTCGCTGGCATTCCTGCAACAGAAGGCGTTCTCGATGGGCGTTGCGATCACATGGGGGCAGTTGGTTGCCATGGCGGTCACGGTGCTCATCTCCGCGCTGAACTATGTTGGCGTCCGGCGCGCCGGTAATTTCCAGGTCGTCTTCACGCTTTTGAAGATCGTGATGATCGTCGTGATCGCGGGGATCGGGTTTTCGTGGGCGGGGGGAAGTTGGTCGAACTTCACTACCAGTTACCCGGCTGCACGCGGCGGAATCGCGGGCTTCGTCGCAGCGCTCGTGGCAGCGCTTTGGGCATACGACGGGTGGAACGATCTCTCGATGGTGGCAGGCGAGGTGAGCCACCCGGAGCGCAACATTCCGCTAGGGCTTATCGGCGGAGTCGGCATCGTGGCCGCACTCTACATGCTGATGAATGCCGCAGTGCAATACGTCATGCCGGCATCGACGATGGCCGCCTCGCAGCAGGTGGCATCGCAGGCGACGGCTATGGCGATTGGAGTGGCGGGCGCGGCAATCGTTTCTGTCGGCATGGCGCTCTCCATGGTGGTAACGCTGAACGGGACGGTCATGAGCGGAGCGCGAATTCCTTTCGCCATGGCGCGGGATGGATACTTCTTCCAGAGTCTGGCGGACGTTCATCCCCGCTTCCACACTCCCTCGGTTGCGATCATCGTGCAGGCGGTGCTCGCGATTATTTTGCTGGCATTCGCCGGCACGTTCAGGGAACTGTTCTCGCTGGCAATCTTCTCAGAGTGGCTGTTCTACATGCTGGCGGCGAGCACGGTCTTCGTGTTTCGCAGGCGCGAACCGCATGCAAAGCGCGCGTACAAGACATGGGGCTATCCAGCGGTTCCCGCGCTGTTCATCGCAGCATCGGCAATTCTGCTCTACTACACCTTTGTGGAAAATCTGCGAAATTCACTGATCGGAACGCTGGTGATACTGGCGGGCATCCCCGTGTTCTGGTGGTTCAGGAGCAAGCGCGTAGCGAGCGCCTAG
- the glgA gene encoding glycogen synthase GlgA, whose amino-acid sequence MHIAFAASECVPFSKTGGLADVVGALPRALASIGHKVTVFVPKYRQTRLENPRTVIPSITVPFDDQYRFCSVVDGGVHAGVQFYFIDYPPFFDRDTLYGTSLGDYHDNAERFYLFCRAVLEATKILGVPDLFHCHDWQSAMLPVLLRTLYADDPAFHGVPTVFTIHNIGYQGLFPPDILPLLLLPWDLFTITKLEFYGKVNFLKGALTYSDFITTVSRKYAQEIQTAEYGFGLEGVLRSRSGSVAGILNGVDYEEWSPEADKFIAENYSASDLSGKARCKQDLLREFGLNPASTLPVIGIISRFAAQKGFDLIAQVADRLMREDLLVVALGTGDKEYEDLFRRLNRQYPQKFAIKIAYNNVLAHKIEAGADMFLMPSRYEPCGLNQIYSLKYGTVPVVRATGGLDDTIEPWDGRKGTGFKFSEYSGEALLDTVKTAIAAYTDSAVWHTLMRNGMARDFSWKTSAKEYVKVYERVKGLRGPISAPQPMPLVSGAR is encoded by the coding sequence ATGCATATTGCTTTTGCGGCATCCGAATGCGTGCCGTTCTCGAAGACGGGCGGCCTGGCGGATGTCGTCGGCGCACTGCCACGCGCACTTGCCTCGATCGGACACAAGGTTACAGTCTTTGTACCCAAATACAGGCAGACGCGGCTTGAAAATCCCAGGACCGTCATCCCCAGCATAACCGTTCCATTCGACGACCAGTACCGATTCTGTTCCGTCGTGGACGGTGGCGTTCATGCCGGTGTGCAATTCTATTTCATAGACTACCCGCCATTCTTCGACCGTGACACGCTCTACGGCACATCGCTTGGCGACTACCACGATAACGCCGAACGTTTCTATCTCTTCTGCCGCGCCGTGCTGGAAGCGACCAAGATACTAGGCGTCCCCGATCTCTTTCACTGCCACGACTGGCAGTCGGCGATGCTTCCCGTACTGCTGCGCACGCTCTATGCGGACGATCCTGCGTTCCACGGCGTGCCAACAGTCTTCACTATTCACAACATCGGATACCAGGGACTCTTCCCACCGGACATCCTGCCTTTACTGCTGCTCCCCTGGGACCTGTTCACCATTACCAAGCTGGAATTCTACGGCAAGGTGAACTTCCTCAAAGGCGCGCTCACTTACAGTGATTTCATCACCACCGTCAGCCGCAAATATGCGCAGGAGATTCAAACCGCAGAATATGGTTTCGGACTGGAGGGAGTCTTGCGTAGCCGTTCCGGTTCGGTCGCGGGAATTCTGAACGGCGTGGATTATGAGGAGTGGAGTCCAGAGGCGGACAAGTTCATCGCAGAAAACTACTCAGCCAGCGACCTGTCTGGAAAAGCGCGTTGCAAGCAGGACCTTCTGCGCGAGTTCGGACTCAATCCTGCTTCTACTCTGCCTGTCATCGGCATCATCTCGCGCTTCGCCGCCCAGAAGGGATTTGACCTGATCGCGCAGGTGGCCGACCGCCTCATGCGTGAAGACCTGCTGGTCGTTGCACTCGGCACCGGCGATAAGGAATACGAAGACCTCTTCCGCCGCCTCAACCGGCAATATCCACAGAAGTTCGCCATCAAGATCGCGTATAACAATGTCCTCGCGCACAAGATTGAGGCCGGTGCGGACATGTTTCTTATGCCCTCACGCTATGAACCTTGCGGTCTAAACCAGATCTATAGCCTGAAGTACGGAACAGTACCCGTTGTGCGCGCCACGGGTGGGCTCGATGACACGATTGAGCCGTGGGATGGACGCAAGGGAACTGGTTTCAAGTTCTCGGAGTACAGCGGCGAAGCGCTCCTCGATACCGTCAAGACTGCAATAGCCGCATACACTGACAGCGCCGTCTGGCACACCCTGATGCGCAACGGTATGGCTCGCGATTTTTCGTGGAAGACCTCGGCGAAGGAATACGTCAAGGTGTACGAGCGCGTGAAAGGGCTGCGGGGACCCATCAGCGCACCGCAACCTATGCCACTCGTGAGCGGAGCCAGGTAG
- the rsmA gene encoding 16S rRNA (adenine(1518)-N(6)/adenine(1519)-N(6))-dimethyltransferase RsmA produces the protein MVEQILSRSAAGRDQMPLDAFDVIMKRSNECESKATTKRWSNVQKATATLSRKPKLGQNFLTDIGAIHKIVDALGDVSQKMVVEIGPGRGALTDVLANRAARLVAVELDRVLSAQLRMKYATRPNVEVIEADVLTVDFHTMLGKRPGPLRDLRPTAQEKVRVVGNLPYYITSDILLALFAASDVIESIVVMLQLEVADRIAAKPGSSEYGLLSATAQLYTKVEKLFTLPPEAFQPPPKVHSAVLRLTVAPRIQELGVDEKKFVEFLKLTFAQKRKTLFNNLRDRYEGAAVKRAMADAGLKSDVRAEAINLDKAAKLFHLLEAATQAH, from the coding sequence ATGGTAGAACAAATCCTTTCCCGCAGTGCGGCGGGACGGGATCAGATGCCGTTAGATGCTTTCGACGTCATCATGAAGCGGTCCAACGAGTGCGAGTCTAAAGCTACGACCAAGAGGTGGTCAAACGTGCAGAAAGCTACGGCGACCCTGAGTCGCAAACCGAAGCTGGGGCAAAACTTCCTCACCGATATCGGCGCGATCCACAAGATCGTTGACGCACTCGGCGACGTATCGCAAAAGATGGTGGTTGAGATAGGGCCCGGACGCGGAGCACTGACGGACGTGCTGGCCAATCGTGCGGCGCGGCTGGTCGCGGTGGAACTCGACCGCGTTCTCTCCGCACAATTGCGCATGAAGTATGCCACACGCCCGAACGTTGAGGTGATTGAAGCCGATGTGCTGACGGTTGACTTCCACACCATGCTTGGAAAAAGGCCGGGGCCGCTGCGCGACCTGCGTCCGACGGCCCAGGAAAAGGTGCGCGTGGTCGGCAATCTTCCCTACTACATCACTTCTGACATCCTGCTGGCGCTCTTCGCTGCAAGTGACGTAATCGAAAGCATCGTCGTGATGTTGCAACTGGAAGTGGCAGATAGGATTGCGGCGAAACCAGGAAGCAGCGAGTACGGACTGCTCTCGGCAACGGCGCAGCTCTACACAAAGGTGGAAAAGCTATTCACGCTGCCGCCCGAGGCTTTCCAGCCGCCACCGAAAGTACACTCGGCTGTGTTGCGGCTGACGGTCGCGCCGCGAATCCAAGAGCTGGGTGTAGACGAGAAGAAGTTCGTCGAATTCCTGAAGCTCACATTCGCGCAGAAGCGCAAGACGCTGTTTAACAATCTGCGAGACCGCTACGAGGGCGCGGCGGTTAAACGGGCGATGGCGGACGCGGGATTGAAGTCAGACGTGCGAGCGGAAGCAATCAATCTCGACAAGGCCGCCAAACTCTTCCACTTACTGGAGGCGGCGACGCAAGCGCACTAG
- the amrB gene encoding AmmeMemoRadiSam system protein B yields the protein MNSTIRQPAVAGQFYPGKSETLLRDIGQYAEAVPGEQISALGCVVPHAGYMYSGHVAGAVYAKLALPKRYIILCPNHTGKGRPLAIMSEGAWRTPLGDARIDAELSAQLKSAAPLLSEDAVAHSTEHALEVQIPFLQTLTLDFSFVPVAVGVGDFDVLSTLGEAIAQVVSRAEGPVLVIASSDMNHYESDAVTRAKDAKAIERILALDARGLHEVVRRENITMCGYGPAVAMLTAAVRLGAKSAELIRYATSGDVSGDRNWVVGYAGIAIA from the coding sequence ATGAACTCGACGATTCGACAGCCGGCAGTTGCCGGACAGTTCTATCCTGGAAAATCCGAGACGCTGCTGAGAGACATTGGGCAATACGCCGAGGCGGTTCCGGGCGAACAAATAAGTGCGCTTGGATGCGTAGTGCCACATGCGGGTTACATGTACTCCGGACACGTTGCTGGCGCGGTTTACGCCAAACTGGCGTTGCCGAAGCGCTACATCATTCTCTGCCCGAATCACACCGGGAAGGGACGTCCGCTGGCGATCATGAGCGAGGGCGCATGGCGGACGCCGCTGGGCGATGCGCGGATTGATGCGGAGCTGTCCGCTCAATTGAAATCCGCCGCGCCGTTGCTTTCGGAAGATGCGGTTGCACATAGCACGGAACATGCGCTCGAGGTGCAGATTCCATTCCTGCAGACGTTGACCCTAGACTTTTCCTTTGTGCCGGTCGCAGTTGGCGTCGGGGACTTCGATGTGCTGAGCACATTAGGTGAGGCCATTGCACAGGTGGTGAGCCGGGCAGAAGGGCCGGTGCTCGTCATCGCTTCCAGCGACATGAACCATTACGAAAGCGATGCGGTGACACGGGCGAAAGACGCAAAGGCAATTGAGCGTATTCTCGCGCTGGATGCTCGCGGGCTGCACGAGGTCGTGCGGCGCGAGAATATCACCATGTGTGGATATGGTCCGGCTGTGGCAATGCTGACGGCAGCAGTGCGGCTTGGGGCAAAATCAGCGGAGCTGATACGGTATGCAACTTCCGGCGATGTATCCGGCGACCGGAATTGGGTCGTGGGGTACGCAGGAATTGCAATCGCGTAA
- a CDS encoding DUF6600 domain-containing protein produces the protein MFIRRVSALCALIAGMCVLLAIPAFTSNARIVRLSYVDGTVNIDRATGQGIERAILNMPVTQDTRIEVGEDGRAEVEFENGSTLRVSGTASIVFRQLSLSDRGDKTTLVDVDNGLFYFDIKHKRDDDFRIWFSRQTISVNNSAHFRLDASETGSRVAVFKGELDLQGRNERVVVKKNETVRLDPVEDARYYVARGIDVESEDSWDRERLDYRDRYAKSDQSYRYANSYYGAPFSYGMADLSYYGRYYNIPGYGWMWRPSSFGIGWDPFDNGAWAWYPSQGWVFVSTYPWGWTPYRYGQWVHVGGYGWCWSPARRYNYAWNPVPVARHWPSSFLPPRPPHRDHGPTVILGRGAFNSPLGPGGGHARPVPRNRPENDHFRNRGNAEDRRIGDRPMRGVDVRRTNRGTEPALRRDSTERHPGVDGANRESALPGLRSPASPRVMRTPETPIATDSPANAGVPPVQDGPRRTIESSRPENGRGNYEPSERTVRGRGANPAPQQSAPPRMSAPPSAAPQRSIPSRMAAPSERPMRMERGIERSIDRAPAMMRTERSSPAQGGGRRGSR, from the coding sequence ATGTTCATTCGCAGAGTTTCGGCTCTGTGCGCGCTAATAGCCGGGATGTGCGTTCTACTTGCGATTCCGGCCTTCACGTCCAATGCTCGCATTGTGCGGCTCAGCTACGTCGATGGCACGGTAAATATCGACCGCGCCACGGGGCAGGGCATTGAGCGCGCCATCCTTAACATGCCGGTCACGCAGGATACCCGGATCGAAGTTGGGGAGGACGGACGTGCCGAGGTTGAATTCGAGAACGGCAGCACGTTGCGGGTGTCCGGAACCGCGAGCATTGTGTTCCGCCAGTTGTCTCTCTCCGACCGCGGCGACAAGACAACGCTCGTGGATGTCGATAATGGTCTCTTCTACTTCGATATCAAGCACAAGAGAGATGACGACTTCCGAATCTGGTTCTCTCGCCAGACCATCTCCGTCAATAACTCCGCGCACTTCCGTCTTGACGCCTCCGAAACGGGCTCCAGAGTTGCGGTCTTCAAGGGTGAATTAGACCTCCAGGGCCGCAACGAGCGCGTCGTCGTGAAAAAGAATGAGACAGTCAGGCTCGATCCCGTTGAGGATGCTCGTTACTATGTTGCCCGGGGAATCGACGTCGAGAGCGAAGACAGTTGGGATCGCGAGCGCCTTGACTATCGGGACCGTTACGCGAAATCCGACCAGTCGTACCGTTATGCAAACAGCTACTACGGCGCGCCATTTTCCTACGGCATGGCCGATCTCTCGTACTACGGCCGCTACTACAACATTCCAGGCTACGGCTGGATGTGGCGTCCGTCGTCCTTTGGCATTGGCTGGGATCCTTTCGATAACGGCGCGTGGGCGTGGTATCCGAGTCAGGGTTGGGTCTTTGTCTCCACCTATCCGTGGGGCTGGACGCCTTACCGGTATGGCCAGTGGGTTCACGTCGGTGGCTATGGATGGTGCTGGAGTCCGGCGCGCAGATACAACTACGCGTGGAATCCCGTGCCGGTCGCAAGGCATTGGCCGTCCAGTTTCTTGCCACCTCGTCCGCCGCACAGAGATCACGGTCCCACAGTGATCCTGGGCAGAGGTGCTTTCAACAGCCCGCTTGGTCCCGGTGGAGGGCATGCGCGTCCCGTCCCACGCAACCGGCCAGAGAATGATCACTTCCGCAATAGGGGCAATGCAGAGGACAGGCGCATTGGAGATCGTCCGATGCGTGGCGTGGATGTTCGCCGCACAAATCGAGGAACAGAGCCGGCATTGCGACGGGATTCGACTGAACGGCATCCCGGCGTGGACGGCGCGAACCGGGAATCCGCGCTACCAGGCCTCCGTTCGCCCGCGTCGCCGAGAGTGATGCGCACTCCAGAGACGCCGATAGCAACGGATTCTCCAGCCAACGCAGGTGTCCCGCCTGTGCAGGACGGGCCACGTCGGACGATAGAATCGTCGCGACCCGAAAACGGACGCGGGAACTATGAACCGAGCGAACGAACAGTGAGAGGCCGTGGAGCGAATCCGGCACCGCAGCAGTCGGCTCCGCCTCGCATGTCTGCGCCGCCCTCGGCTGCACCGCAGCGCTCCATTCCAAGTCGAATGGCTGCACCTAGTGAGCGGCCAATGCGCATGGAACGCGGCATTGAGCGAAGCATCGATCGGGCTCCAGCGATGATGCGCACCGAGCGGTCTTCTCCGGCACAGGGCGGAGGCAGGCGCGGTTCGCGTTAA
- the ruvC gene encoding crossover junction endodeoxyribonuclease RuvC — translation MRVMGIDCGGEYTGFGIVEGDPTGHLECVTVGAIRLSPRERLEIRLDRVFTQLCEIMQEHRPEVVAIEDVFFAANAKSALKLGHVRGVAMLAASRCGLAVEAYAPLAIKSAVVGYGRAEKAQVQVMVARLLRLADPPKPSDAADALAIAICHVHTATTLSRLHARARG, via the coding sequence ATGCGCGTAATGGGAATCGATTGCGGCGGCGAATACACGGGCTTCGGCATCGTCGAAGGCGATCCCACGGGACATCTGGAGTGCGTAACTGTGGGCGCGATTCGCCTGTCGCCTCGCGAGCGCCTGGAGATACGGCTCGATCGCGTTTTCACGCAGCTCTGTGAGATCATGCAGGAGCATCGCCCGGAAGTCGTCGCCATCGAGGATGTCTTCTTCGCTGCGAATGCGAAATCAGCTCTGAAGTTGGGGCATGTTCGGGGAGTGGCCATGCTCGCGGCCTCACGTTGCGGACTGGCCGTCGAAGCCTATGCGCCGCTCGCGATCAAGTCCGCCGTCGTCGGATATGGTAGGGCGGAGAAGGCACAGGTGCAAGTTATGGTCGCGCGCCTCCTCCGCCTTGCTGATCCGCCGAAGCCGTCGGATGCGGCCGACGCACTCGCGATTGCAATATGCCACGTCCATACCGCTACGACGCTCAGCCGACTCCATGCTCGGGCACGCGGCTGA
- a CDS encoding M20/M25/M40 family metallo-hydrolase codes for MGTKNSLLVLGAVCASAILSAMDVVSLTRQLVDIESLTGNESQVGEFLIEHLTALGYQTEQMPVERHRFNVWATPDEEPAPALVFSTHIDTVPPFIPSSEDNENIYGRGSCDAKGIIAAQIFAAEQLRAAGILCGLLFVVGEERDSLGAAVANQHARGSRFLINGEPTENRIALASRGALRVEVTARGRMAHSAYPELGESAIDKLLDALQSLRAMPLPHNDEIGTSTLNIGIIEGGRATNVIPDFAKAQLLYRLVGPSEDLRKKIVTAVGARAEVDFVLDIPFMNFRNVPDVPAMTASFTTDIPKLSAWGEPVLLGPGSILVAHTDREYIPKEQLRSAVDLYARVARHLLGR; via the coding sequence TTGGGAACAAAGAATTCGCTGTTGGTTCTGGGCGCAGTTTGCGCGTCTGCTATCCTCTCGGCCATGGACGTCGTCTCACTTACCCGTCAACTGGTTGACATTGAGTCGCTCACCGGCAACGAGTCACAGGTTGGTGAGTTCCTGATCGAACACCTCACGGCGCTTGGATACCAGACCGAGCAGATGCCAGTTGAACGCCATCGCTTCAACGTTTGGGCTACGCCGGACGAGGAACCCGCGCCCGCTCTCGTTTTCAGCACTCATATCGATACGGTTCCTCCTTTCATTCCGTCGTCCGAAGACAACGAGAATATCTATGGGCGCGGTTCATGCGACGCAAAAGGCATCATTGCGGCGCAGATATTCGCGGCCGAGCAGTTGCGGGCTGCCGGAATATTGTGCGGCCTGCTGTTCGTGGTGGGCGAGGAGCGAGACTCCCTGGGGGCAGCTGTCGCGAACCAGCACGCTCGCGGATCCCGTTTCCTGATCAACGGAGAGCCTACGGAAAACCGGATTGCTCTGGCTTCGAGAGGCGCCTTGCGTGTGGAGGTGACGGCGCGGGGGCGCATGGCGCACTCTGCATATCCGGAACTGGGCGAGTCGGCGATCGACAAACTTCTGGATGCGCTGCAATCGCTACGCGCAATGCCGCTGCCGCACAACGATGAGATCGGCACGAGCACGCTGAACATCGGGATCATCGAGGGCGGTCGCGCGACGAACGTTATCCCCGATTTTGCCAAGGCACAACTGCTGTACAGGCTGGTGGGTCCGTCGGAAGATTTGCGGAAGAAGATCGTGACCGCTGTCGGCGCGCGAGCGGAAGTCGATTTCGTGCTCGATATACCGTTCATGAATTTTCGCAACGTTCCCGATGTGCCGGCAATGACTGCGTCTTTCACCACGGACATTCCGAAGCTGAGTGCGTGGGGTGAACCAGTTCTGCTCGGACCGGGGTCGATCCTGGTGGCACACACGGACCGCGAGTACATCCCCAAAGAACAACTCCGATCGGCGGTCGATCTCTACGCGAGAGTTGCAAGACATCTGCTGGGCCGGTAG